One Candidatus Binatia bacterium genomic region harbors:
- a CDS encoding acetyl-CoA acetyltransferase, which produces MNDERTPILVGTAQFVERNIDPAEATEPLLMLEKMARGSAEDSGAGDALLGKLDTVAVLNVAGWEARNPAQVVADKIGAPATKFYTSEMGGQIGVTAVNVLAERIVKGESQAALLAGCNNMRTLMKAGPAGVELNWTTGGTSDPEMIGTPKNGSSELEGKYGMIMPPDVYPIFENALRASLGLSLEEHNQRIGKLFQKFSAVAAGNPHAWFPVERSVEELITPQPTNRMIAYPYTKFLNAILNTDQAAGMILTTVAMAQQLGIPEDRWVYWLGGAESEEEAWYPTERPDFSNAPAMGDTSRSALANAAVGVDEIDHIDFYSCFPVAVEQAAKQLDLDVEDPRGFTVTGGLPYAGGPASAYTLHSLASMADKLRDTGGGKGLVTGNGWYLTKHSASVWSTEAGQSELRRGLIEDLPSRDLDTKARPSTDDVSGPATISAYTVQYDRDGAPQRGILVGDTAAGERFIANAFDPSVLQGLVTSEGVGVPGTLSKKDELTIFSPS; this is translated from the coding sequence GCTCTGCTCGGGAAGCTCGACACCGTCGCCGTTCTCAATGTCGCTGGTTGGGAAGCTCGCAACCCCGCGCAAGTGGTTGCTGACAAGATCGGCGCTCCGGCGACCAAATTCTACACCTCGGAAATGGGTGGCCAGATCGGCGTCACGGCAGTCAATGTTCTCGCCGAACGGATCGTGAAGGGCGAAAGCCAGGCGGCACTGCTCGCGGGTTGCAATAATATGCGGACCCTCATGAAAGCTGGGCCGGCCGGCGTCGAGTTGAACTGGACCACTGGCGGGACGAGTGATCCGGAAATGATCGGGACGCCCAAGAACGGCAGCTCCGAGCTCGAGGGCAAATACGGCATGATCATGCCGCCGGATGTCTATCCGATTTTCGAAAATGCTCTGCGTGCTTCGCTGGGGCTTTCGTTGGAAGAGCATAACCAGCGCATCGGCAAGCTTTTCCAGAAATTCAGCGCTGTGGCTGCGGGTAACCCGCATGCCTGGTTCCCCGTGGAGAGAAGCGTGGAAGAGCTGATTACGCCGCAGCCGACCAACCGCATGATCGCCTATCCCTACACGAAATTCCTCAACGCGATTCTGAACACCGACCAAGCTGCCGGGATGATCTTGACGACGGTGGCCATGGCCCAGCAACTGGGGATCCCCGAAGATCGTTGGGTCTATTGGTTAGGTGGTGCGGAGTCGGAAGAAGAGGCCTGGTATCCGACGGAACGGCCGGACTTTTCCAATGCCCCGGCCATGGGCGACACCTCCCGCAGCGCCCTGGCCAATGCGGCCGTCGGTGTGGATGAGATTGATCATATCGATTTCTACAGCTGCTTTCCCGTTGCAGTGGAGCAGGCAGCCAAGCAGCTCGACCTCGATGTGGAGGACCCGCGCGGGTTTACCGTCACGGGTGGTTTGCCTTACGCGGGTGGTCCGGCGAGTGCCTACACGCTGCACTCACTGGCAAGTATGGCCGATAAATTACGCGACACGGGCGGTGGGAAAGGTCTCGTCACCGGGAATGGTTGGTACCTCACCAAACACTCCGCGAGCGTCTGGTCGACCGAAGCCGGCCAGAGCGAGTTGCGTCGCGGCTTGATCGAAGATCTGCCATCCCGAGATCTCGATACCAAAGCGCGTCCGTCGACCGACGATGTGAGCGGCCCGGCCACGATCTCGGCCTATACGGTGCAATACGATCGGGACGGTGCCCCGCAGCGTGGTATTCTCGTTGGCGATACCGCCGCGGGCGAGAGGTTCATTGCAAACGCCTTTGATCCGTCGGTCTTGCAGGGGTTGGTGACCAGCGAAGGCGTCGGTGTTCCGGGCACGTTGAGCAAAAAAGACGAGCTGACCATTTTCTCGCCGAGTTGA
- a CDS encoding methylated-DNA--[protein]-cysteine S-methyltransferase gives MAALDPFGLVTMESPLGLLSLASTPRGLSRVALSPSSPDQVTGRDRAPHGSLLAEATGQLGEYFAGHRREFDLPLDLQGTPFQRDVWQALAEIPFGQCTFYGAIAAALGRPGAVRAVGGAAHRNPLLFIIPCHRLIGKNGDLTGFAVGLERKRWLLSHEEALLSASSLGITEA, from the coding sequence ATGGCCGCGCTCGACCCTTTTGGTCTCGTTACGATGGAGAGCCCGCTCGGGCTGCTTTCGCTGGCGTCCACGCCTCGCGGCCTCTCCCGAGTGGCCTTGTCTCCGTCGAGCCCGGACCAGGTTACGGGTAGGGATCGAGCGCCTCATGGGTCGCTTTTGGCGGAAGCGACAGGGCAGCTGGGCGAGTATTTTGCCGGTCATCGGCGAGAATTTGATCTCCCGCTGGATCTTCAGGGAACTCCCTTCCAGAGAGATGTCTGGCAGGCCTTGGCCGAGATCCCCTTTGGCCAGTGTACGTTTTACGGCGCCATTGCCGCAGCTCTCGGTCGCCCGGGTGCGGTCCGGGCCGTGGGGGGCGCCGCGCATCGGAACCCGCTTCTCTTCATTATCCCCTGCCACCGGTTGATCGGGAAAAACGGAGATCTCACGGGCTTTGCCGTCGGTCTTGAGCGGAAGCGTTGGTTGCTCTCTCACGAGGAGGCATTGCTCTCGGCGTCTTCCCTTGGCATCACCGAAGCGTGA